CAAATCGTATCCCATACGCTAGTGAACTTAAAATTTCAGACGGAGATCCGGTAACTCGTAAAATTTTAGCTGACGCAAATGGTGTAGTTAAATTTTTCATATTAAAAGGTGATTATCTTGATAGGGTTAAAGATATCAAAAAAGGTCACAAAGTAACTGAAAAAGGTTTCTTTGTAGTTGTTTCTGATAAAGATGGACGTGAGGCGGTTCGCCATTATATCCCAAGAAATTCTATCATTCAAGTTTCTGATAATGATACAGTTGAGAGAGCGACAGTGGTTTCGTTACCTGAAAAAGATGATAAGTTGATTATTGCTGAGTGGGACCCATACTCAACTCCAACTATTGCTGAAGAAGCTGGTGTGGTTAGCTTTGAGGATATTGAACCAGGATATAGTGCGACTGAGCAAGCAGATGAGGCGACTGGACAAAGACGTCTTGTTATCAATGAGTATTTGCCAAGCGGTGTAAAACCTGCGATTATTATCGCTACTAAAAAAGGAAATTTAATCAAGTATCCGCTTGATCCAAAAACTGCGATCTTTGTTTCAAGCGGAGATGAAGTAGCACAGGCTGATATTTTGGCTAAGACTCCAAAAGCCGTCGCTAAGTCAAAAGATATCACTGGTGGTCTTCCAAGAGTTAGTGAGCTATTTGAAGCAAGACGCCCTAAAAATACAGCTATTGTTGCAGAGATTGATGGTGTGGTTAGATTCGACAAGCCACTTCGCTCAAAAGAGCGCATAATCATCCAAGCTGAAGATGGCACAACTGCTGAGTATTTGATCGAGAAAAGTCGTCAGATACAAGTAAGAGACGGTGAATTTGTCCATGTTGGTGAGAAACTAACTGATGGGCTAATCTCAAGCCACGATATTTTAAGAATTCTTGGCGAGAAAGCGCTTCATTACTATCTAATCAGCGAAATTCAGCAAGTTTATCGCCGTCAAGGTGTTGCGATCGCTGATAAGCATATCGAGATCATCGTATCTCAAATGCTTCGCCAAGTTAAAATTGTTGATAGTGGAAATACAAATTTCATCGTTGGCGATATGGTTTCAAGAAACAAATTTAAAGAAGAGAACGAGCGCATAATGAAAATGGGTGGCGAGCCAGCTATTGCTGAGCCAATCCTTCTTGGTGTTACAAGAGCGGCTATCGGAAGTGATAGCGTGATCTCTGCTGCATCATTCCAAGAGACAACTAAAGTCTTAACAGAAGCGTCGATTGCTGCTAAATTTGACTATCTTGAAGATCTAAAAGAGAACGTCATCCTTGGACGTATGATCCCAGTTGGAACTGGTTTTTATAAGGATAAAAAAGTAAAAATCAAAGAAAACTAATACTTCAAGCCCCTATTTTGGGGCTTAACCTCTTTATAAAATTAAATCAATTAAAAATTTACAAGCTATTAACTATCACCTAATAAAATCCTTATCTTTAAATCACATCATGGAGAATTTATGAAAAACATTGATCTTGGACTTTTATTTATACGTTTAGGACTTGGTATCTGCCTTTTTATGCATGGTTTTGGTAAAATTTTACATGGACTTAGTGGGGTAAAAGGTATACTAGTAAATGCTGGTTTACCTGGATTTTTGGCATATTTTTCTTACCTTGGAGAGGTCTTAGCGCCAATTATGTTAATTATTGGTTTTTATTCAAGGGTAGGCGCTATCCTAGTTTTAGGTACTAGTATTACTATTTTATACTCGTACTATGGATTTGCAAATTTATTTGCATTAAACGAGGTTAATGGATTTAAATCAGAGCTTATTTACCTTTATATTGCTATTTCACTTTGTATTCTTTTGATAGGTAGTGGCAAATATGCTGTCAAACAAGACTAATACAAAATAAAGACAGCAGAGTTTTTATAAAATCAAGAATTAGATGAACAAGTCTAACTTATTAACCGTTATTTAAGTTTATTTTAAATAAAATTAGGTCTTTTTAATAAATTTAGTTGAAAGGAATTATTGTGCCAACCATAAATCAATTGGTCAGAAAAGAACGCAAGAAAGTGACTGTTAAGTCAAAATCTCCAGCGTTAAAAGAGTGCCCTCAAAGAAGAGGAGTTTGCACTAGGGTTTATACTACAACTCCTAAAAAACCAAACTCGGCTTTGAGGAAAGTTGCCAAAGTTAGGCTAACAAGCGGTTTTGAAGTCATCAGCTATATCGGTGGTGAAGGTCACAACCTACAAGAACACAGTATCGTTTTAGTTCGCGGCGGTAGGGTTAAAGACTTACCAGGTGTTAAATATCACATCGTTCGTGGTGCGCTTGATACTGCTGGTGTTGCAAAAAGAACAGTTTCTCGTTCTAAATATGGTGCAAAACGCCCTAAAGCTGGCGCTGCAGCTGCAACAAAAAAGTAAAAATTTAGGTTCGCAGACGTTGCTATAATTTGCAAACGTTTGAGTAAAATTTCATAAAAATTTGAAGGAAAGATCAAAATGAGAAGAAGAAAAGCCCCTGTAAGGGAAGTCTTACCTGATCCGATTTACGGAAATAAAATAATCACTAAATTTATTAATTCTCTTATGTATGATGGCAAAAAAAGCGTCGCTACTGAGATAATGTATGGTGCTATTAAAGCCATAGAAAAGAAAAATGCTGAGGTTAAAGGCATCGACGTTTTTAATGATGCTATTGAAAATGTAAAACCTATTTTAGAAGTTAAATCACGCCGTGTTGGTGGTGCTACTTATCAAGTACCAGTTGAGGTTCGCCCAGCTCGCCAACAAGCTCTTGCTATCCGCTGGCTTATAACTTACGCCAGAAAAAGAAGCGAAAGAACTATGATAGATAAACTAGCAAATGAGCTCTTAGATGCGGCAAACTCAAAAGGTGCATCTTTCAAGAAGAAGGAAGATACTTACAAGATGGCAGAGGCTAATAAAGCATTTGCTCACTACCGCTGGTAAGAAAGAATTAATATGGCAGAGAGAAAAACGCCTTTACATAAGGTAAGAAATATCGGTATTGCGGCTCACATTGATGCTGGAAAGACAACTACTAGCGAGAGAATTTTATTCTTTACTGGTATGAGCCATAAAATAGGTGAAGTTCATGATGGTGCTGCTACCATGGACTGGATGGAACAAGAAAAAGAGCGTGGTATTACTATTACTTCAGCTGCAACTACGGCATTTTGGAAGGGTTATCAAATAAACCTAATCGACACTCCGGGACACGTTGACTTTACTATCGAAGTTGAGCGTTCTATGCGTGTTCTTGACGGTGCTGTTTCAGTATTTTGTTCTGTTGGCGGTGTTCAACCACAATCAGAAACTGTTTGGAGACAAGCAAATAAATATCACGTACCAAGAATCGTTTTTGTTAATAAAATGGATAGAATCGGTGCAAATTTCTTTAGAGTTGAAGAGCAGATCAGGGAAAGACTAAAAGCAAACCCAATTCCTATTCAAATTCCTATAGGCGCCGAGGATAACTTTAGGGGCGTAGTTGACCTTGTAAGAATGAAAGCTTATGTTTGGAATGATGAGAAAAAGCCAACTGACTATGTTGAAGAAGAAATTCCAGCTGAAGTTAAAGATAAAGCAGAGGAATACCGTGCAAAACTAATCGAAGCAGTTTCAGAGACAGATGATAGCTTGATGGAGAAATTTTTTGCTGGTGAAGAGCTAAGTGAAGAAGAGATCAAAAAAGGCATAAAAGCAGGCTGCTTGAGAATGACTATCACGCCTATGCTTTGCGGAACTGCGTTTAAGAACAAAGGTATCCAACCTCTACTTGATGCTGTTGTTGATTATTTACCAGCTCCAGATGAGATCGCAGCAATAAATGGTGTTTATGAAGATGGCGCTGAAGTAACTGTTGAAAGTACAGATAATGGCGAATTTGCCGCTCTTGCGTTTAAGATTATGACTGACCCATTTGTTGGACAGCTAACATTTATCCGTGTTTATAGAGGAAGCCTTGAAAGTGGTAGCTATGCTTACAACACAGTTCAAGACTGCAAAGAGAGAATCGGTCGCTTGCTAAAAATGCACTCAAATAAACGTGAAGAGATTACTGAGCTTTTTGCTGGTGAGATCGGTGCTGTTGTTGGTCTAAAAAATACTCTAACAGGTGATACTCTAGCTAGCGAGAAAGATAAAGTTATCCTTGAAAGAATGGACTTCCCTGAGCCAGTTATTAGTGTTGCAGTTGAACCAAAAACAAAGGCAGACCAGGAAAAAATGGCAATAGCACTTCAAAAACTAGCTCAAGAAGATCCAAGTTTTAGAGTTAGTACAGACGAAGAGAGTGGTCAAACTATTATTAGCGGTATGGGTGAGCTTCACTTGGAGATCATAGTTGATCGTATGCTTCGTGAATTTAAAGTTGATGCTGAAGTTGGTCAACCACAAGTTGCTTACCGCGAAACTATCCGCAAAACAGTTGAGCAAGAGTATAAGTATGCTAAACAATCAGGCGGTCGTGGTCAATATGGTCACGTATTTTTACGTATTGAGCCGCTTCCAGCTGCTAGTGGATTTGAGTTTGTTAACGATATCAAAGGTGGTGTTGTTCCAAAAGAATATATCCCAGCTGTTGAAAAAGGTTGCAAAGAGGCACTTCAAAGCGGTGTTCTTGCTGGTTATCCAGTCGAAGATGTTAAAGTTACCCTTTTTGATGGTAGCTACCATGAAGTTGACTCATCTGAAATGGCATTTAAACTTGCTGCTTCAATGGGCTTTAAGGAAGGTGCTAGAAAAGCAGGTGCTGTTATTCTTGAGCCTATGATGAAGGTTGAAGTTGAAACTCCAGAAGAGTATATGGGTGATGTTATAGGCGACCTTAATAAACGCCGTGGTCAAGTAAATTCAATGGATGATAGAAATGGTGTGAAGATCATTGCAGCTTATTGTCCATTAGCTCAAATGTTTGGCTATTCAACAGATCTTCGCTCAATGACTCAAGGTCGTGCAACTTATTCAATGGAATTTGATCACTATGAAGAAGTTCCTAAAAACGTAAGTGATGAAATCATTAAAAAGAGAAATGGCTAATTAACCAAAGAAGGGCAGAGTAATCTGTCCTTCAAAAATTATTTATTCTGATAAAATCTATCTACAAAATATGTGAATTGTCCTCATAGCTCAGCTGGATAGAGCGTAGAATTCCTAATTCTAAGGCCACAGGTTCGAATCCTGTTGGGGACACCATCCATCATGCAATCATCTTTGTAAAATACAAAGTGCTCAAACAAGTGTTTTTTAAAATATACTAAAACGTATAATAAGATATAGCAATTTATAAAAATGCTCTTATGCTGATCAGTATAATAGAGTAAAAGAAAAAATGCAAAGAATGGACTTTATAAAAAAGATTATAAGTTATATGCAAACAAGATCACTAATATCAAAGAAATTTTATAAAAAGCGTAATGGTAAATGACTATATTTTCATCAATCTAGTCGGTTTATCTATATATGTATTCGTAGTGGGTTTAGCTTTTTTATCAACACGTTATATTATTAATTTTTATCTAAACTAATAAATTTTATCAACAAAAATTTTTATATATTTAATAATCTGTGCTAACATTTCAAAAATTTATTTAAGGAGAGCAGATGAAAAAAATTTTACTTTTAGGAGCTGTTTGTTGTATGTTGTCAGCTGATGTTAAAACCGTTAATATAAGCCCAGATGAGATCAAAAAATATGATCAGATTATTGATATTAGAACTCCATCTGAGTGGCAAGAGACTGGCGTTATCGCAGGTGCAAAGACTATAACTTTTAATCCAAATGATAAGAGTGCATTTTTAGAGGAGCTTTCAAAGGCAGTCGATATCAAAAAACCTATTGCTCTTGTTTGCAGAAGTGGCAGAAGAAGCACAGCAGCAGCCGCAGCAATAGATAGCTCAGATCTTAAGATAATAAATTTAGATGGAGGTATGAGCAGTTTGATCGAGCAAGGCTACAAAACTACACCATATAAAAAATAGAAAAATTTATGATTCTACGTTTGACTACAAGATAATTTTATTTTGTAGTCAAATTTTATATCAAATAATAAAATTTATTATTTGATTAACCACCGATTAACTCTAGCTATATATAATTTCATCATATTTACAATAAAGAAGGAGACAAAATGTCAAAAGTTATTTTACAATTAAATGTTATTCAGGCTGATGCAAATGCACTTTATATTAAATTTCACGATCTTCACTGGAATGTAAAAGGTATTCAATTTTTTAGCGTTCATGAATACACAGAAAAAGCTTACGAAGATATGAGTGAGATATTTGACGATGCAGCTGAGAGAGCTCTTATGCTTGGTGGCAGACCTATCGTCAAGGCTGAGGAGCTAGCAAAAGTTACTCATATCAAACACGAGCCAAAAGAAATTTACACTCCAACTGAGGTTTTAGAGATTGTCTTGGCTGATTATAAACACCTTTTGGGTGAGTTTAAAAAGCTTGACGAGCTTGCAGAAGGTGATACAACAACTCAAATGTATGCACAAGATCAAATCGCAAAATTTGAAAAAGCGATCTGGATGCTAAACGCAACACTTAGCAAATAACTACTAGCGGGAGTTTTCCCGCTCTACCTAA
This window of the Campylobacter concisus genome carries:
- the fusA gene encoding elongation factor G gives rise to the protein MAERKTPLHKVRNIGIAAHIDAGKTTTSERILFFTGMSHKIGEVHDGAATMDWMEQEKERGITITSAATTAFWKGYQINLIDTPGHVDFTIEVERSMRVLDGAVSVFCSVGGVQPQSETVWRQANKYHVPRIVFVNKMDRIGANFFRVEEQIRERLKANPIPIQIPIGAEDNFRGVVDLVRMKAYVWNDEKKPTDYVEEEIPAEVKDKAEEYRAKLIEAVSETDDSLMEKFFAGEELSEEEIKKGIKAGCLRMTITPMLCGTAFKNKGIQPLLDAVVDYLPAPDEIAAINGVYEDGAEVTVESTDNGEFAALAFKIMTDPFVGQLTFIRVYRGSLESGSYAYNTVQDCKERIGRLLKMHSNKREEITELFAGEIGAVVGLKNTLTGDTLASEKDKVILERMDFPEPVISVAVEPKTKADQEKMAIALQKLAQEDPSFRVSTDEESGQTIISGMGELHLEIIVDRMLREFKVDAEVGQPQVAYRETIRKTVEQEYKYAKQSGGRGQYGHVFLRIEPLPAASGFEFVNDIKGGVVPKEYIPAVEKGCKEALQSGVLAGYPVEDVKVTLFDGSYHEVDSSEMAFKLAASMGFKEGARKAGAVILEPMMKVEVETPEEYMGDVIGDLNKRRGQVNSMDDRNGVKIIAAYCPLAQMFGYSTDLRSMTQGRATYSMEFDHYEEVPKNVSDEIIKKRNG
- the rpsG gene encoding 30S ribosomal protein S7, which produces MRRRKAPVREVLPDPIYGNKIITKFINSLMYDGKKSVATEIMYGAIKAIEKKNAEVKGIDVFNDAIENVKPILEVKSRRVGGATYQVPVEVRPARQQALAIRWLITYARKRSERTMIDKLANELLDAANSKGASFKKKEDTYKMAEANKAFAHYRW
- a CDS encoding DoxX family protein — protein: MKNIDLGLLFIRLGLGICLFMHGFGKILHGLSGVKGILVNAGLPGFLAYFSYLGEVLAPIMLIIGFYSRVGAILVLGTSITILYSYYGFANLFALNEVNGFKSELIYLYIAISLCILLIGSGKYAVKQD
- the rpsL gene encoding 30S ribosomal protein S12, producing the protein MPTINQLVRKERKKVTVKSKSPALKECPQRRGVCTRVYTTTPKKPNSALRKVAKVRLTSGFEVISYIGGEGHNLQEHSIVLVRGGRVKDLPGVKYHIVRGALDTAGVAKRTVSRSKYGAKRPKAGAAAATKK
- a CDS encoding rhodanese-like domain-containing protein: MKKILLLGAVCCMLSADVKTVNISPDEIKKYDQIIDIRTPSEWQETGVIAGAKTITFNPNDKSAFLEELSKAVDIKKPIALVCRSGRRSTAAAAAIDSSDLKIINLDGGMSSLIEQGYKTTPYKK
- a CDS encoding Dps family protein, translated to MSKVILQLNVIQADANALYIKFHDLHWNVKGIQFFSVHEYTEKAYEDMSEIFDDAAERALMLGGRPIVKAEELAKVTHIKHEPKEIYTPTEVLEIVLADYKHLLGEFKKLDELAEGDTTTQMYAQDQIAKFEKAIWMLNATLSK